The proteins below are encoded in one region of Apteryx mantelli isolate bAptMan1 chromosome 25, bAptMan1.hap1, whole genome shotgun sequence:
- the LOC106494353 gene encoding gastricsin isoform X1, giving the protein MKWLILVLVCLHLSEGLLRVPLLKGKSIRETMKEKGVLHKYLEKHRHYDPAYKFFNNFATAYEPLSNNMDMSYYGQISIGTPPQNFLVLFDTGSSNLWVPSTYCQSEACTSHTMFNPSQSSTFSTQNQYFSIQYGSGSLTGIFGYDTVAIQSLSIANQEFGLSETEPGSNFVYAQFDGILGLAYPSLSAGGAQTVMQGLLQENLLDAPIFSFYLSGQEGSQGGELVLGGVDSSLYTGQITWTPVTQTTYWQIGIESFSVGEQTSNWCSQGCQGIVDTGTSLLTAPQQIFSELMQYIGAQADDNGQYVASCDTESLPTLIFVISGTSFPLPPSAYVLQSENDYCTVGIEPTYLASQNGQPLWILGDVFLRSYYSIYDLGNNQVGFATAV; this is encoded by the exons ATGAAGTGGCTGATCCTCGTCCTGGTCTGCCTCCACCTCTCTGAGGGGTTGTTGAG AGTTCCTTTGCTGAAAGGCAAGTCCATAAGGGAAACAATGAAGGAGAAGGGTGTGCTCCACAAATACCTGGAGAAACACCGCCACTATGACCCTGCCTACAAGTTCTTCAATAACTTTGCCACTGCCTACGAGCCCCTGTCTAATAACATGGAT ATGTCCTACTATGGGCAGATCAGCATTGGGACCCCCCCCCAGAACTTCTTGGTGCTCTTCGACACTGGCTCCTCCAACCTGTGGGTGCCATCCACGTACTGCCAGAGCGAGGCCTGCA CCAGCCACACTATGTTCAACCCCAGCCAGTCCTCCACGTTTTCAACTCAGAATCAGTACTTCTCCATACAGTATGGATCTGGCAGCCTCACTGGCATTTTTGGCTACGACACTGTTGCA ATCCAGAGCCTTTCCATCGCGAACCAGGAGTTTGGCCTGAGTGAGACTGAGCCTGGCAGCAACTTTGTGTATGCTCAGTTTGACGGCATCCTGGGTCTGGCCTACCCTTCCCTTTCTGCTGGGGGTGCCCAAACTGTGATGCAGGGCTTGCTGCAGGAAAACCTGCTTGATGCCCCCATCTTCAGCTTCTACCTGAGTGG gcaggagggcagccaaggGGGTGAGCTTGTCTTGGGAGGTGTTGACTCCAGCCTGTACACAGGCCAAATCACCTGGACTCCTGTCACCCAGACTACCTACTGGCAGATTGGGATTGAAAG TTTCTCTGTTGGTGAACAGACCAGCAACTGGTGTAGCCAGGGCTGCCAGGGAATTGTTGATACAGGAACCTCCCTCCTCACTGCTCCTCAGCAGATCTTTTCTGAGCTGATGCAGTACATTGGAGCTCAAGCTGATGACAATGGCCAG TACGTGGCTAGCTGTGACACCGAGAGCTTGCCCACCCTCATCTTCGTCATCAGCGGCACCAGCTTCCCCTTGCCTCCCTCTGCCTACGTGCTCCAG AGCGAGAACGACTACTGCACCGTTGGGATTGAACCTACCTACCTGGCATCCCAGAATGGGCAGCCCCTGTGGATTCTTGGGGATGTCTTCCTGAGGTCTTACTACTCCATCTATGACCTGGGCAACAACCAAGTGGGCTTTGCCACTGCTGTGTAA
- the LOC106494353 gene encoding gastricsin isoform X2, which translates to MKWLILVLVCLHLSEGLLRVPLLKGKSIRETMKEKGVLHKYLEKHRHYDPAYKFFNNFATAYEPLSNNMDMSYYGQISIGTPPQNFLVLFDTGSSNLWVPSTYCQSEACTSHTMFNPSQSSTFSTQNQYFSIQYGSGSLTGIFGYDTVAIQSLSIANQEFGLSETEPGSNFVYAQFDGILGLAYPSLSAGGAQTVMQGLLQENLLDAPIFSFYLSGQEGSQGGELVLGGVDSSLYTGQITWTPVTQTTYWQIGIESTWLAVTPRACPPSSSSSAAPASPCLPLPTCSRARTTTAPLGLNLPTWHPRMGSPCGFLGMSS; encoded by the exons ATGAAGTGGCTGATCCTCGTCCTGGTCTGCCTCCACCTCTCTGAGGGGTTGTTGAG AGTTCCTTTGCTGAAAGGCAAGTCCATAAGGGAAACAATGAAGGAGAAGGGTGTGCTCCACAAATACCTGGAGAAACACCGCCACTATGACCCTGCCTACAAGTTCTTCAATAACTTTGCCACTGCCTACGAGCCCCTGTCTAATAACATGGAT ATGTCCTACTATGGGCAGATCAGCATTGGGACCCCCCCCCAGAACTTCTTGGTGCTCTTCGACACTGGCTCCTCCAACCTGTGGGTGCCATCCACGTACTGCCAGAGCGAGGCCTGCA CCAGCCACACTATGTTCAACCCCAGCCAGTCCTCCACGTTTTCAACTCAGAATCAGTACTTCTCCATACAGTATGGATCTGGCAGCCTCACTGGCATTTTTGGCTACGACACTGTTGCA ATCCAGAGCCTTTCCATCGCGAACCAGGAGTTTGGCCTGAGTGAGACTGAGCCTGGCAGCAACTTTGTGTATGCTCAGTTTGACGGCATCCTGGGTCTGGCCTACCCTTCCCTTTCTGCTGGGGGTGCCCAAACTGTGATGCAGGGCTTGCTGCAGGAAAACCTGCTTGATGCCCCCATCTTCAGCTTCTACCTGAGTGG gcaggagggcagccaaggGGGTGAGCTTGTCTTGGGAGGTGTTGACTCCAGCCTGTACACAGGCCAAATCACCTGGACTCCTGTCACCCAGACTACCTACTGGCAGATTGGGATTGAAAG TACGTGGCTAGCTGTGACACCGAGAGCTTGCCCACCCTCATCTTCGTCATCAGCGGCACCAGCTTCCCCTTGCCTCCCTCTGCCTACGTGCTCCAG AGCGAGAACGACTACTGCACCGTTGGGATTGAACCTACCTACCTGGCATCCCAGAATGGGCAGCCCCTGTGGATTCTTGGGGATGTCTTCCTGA